The genome window CGGTGACTCCGTTGAAGGGGCCTCGGTGGCTCCGCTTGGCGCCGGCGGGACTCTCTCGCGCGCCGGCGACATCAAGGTGCGGCTGGTGACGGTGGATCTTGCCGACAGTACCGCGACGGTTCCGTTCGCTACCGCTGAGGATGCTGTTCAGGTCTCAAGCACCTATTGGAAGAGCATGTCCAACAACCGGCTCTCCATGTCGGTTGCGTCGCGGGTGGTCAACCACAAATCGGCGGCGAAATCCACCGACTCCTACGACGTCATCATGAACAGGGTGACCTCGGAGCTGAAGTGGACTTACAGCCCCTACACCGCGCTGGTGGTCTTCATCCCTACGCCCCTCAAGGAGGGGTACCTCGGCTACGGATGGAGCAGCAACGGCACCAGCGGCCGCATCCTGATGCCCCAGGTGAGCAACTTCACCACCAACGTGCTCACCCACGAGTTTGGGCACGTCCTCGGCCTCATGCACGCAGACTCACTGCAGTGCACCGGCGGACAGTCCGACACGGCCAGCTTCACCGGCACCGGCTGCTCGATCCGCCACTACGGAGACACCTCCGACCTCATGGGCATCTCGCGTTGGACCGATACCCCCGTAATCAGCTCAAGCTTCTGGGACTACGGCGGCTTCGGCCGGGGAGACGAGATCCTCGACGTCGGGGTTGCCTCGGGAAGCAAGACCTACACCCTGCGGCCCTGGGCAGGCACCGCCTCCTACCGTGCCATCAAGTTCACGGATCCCCGAAGCCGGGAGAGCTACTACCTGGAACTGCGAGTGCCTGTCGGCTTCGACAGGAACCTTGCGCTGAACGGTAACCGCGGCGTGAAGATCGTGCAGAGCGGCGGCCTTACGCCGGCGTCGTCACTCATCCTTATGCCGTCCACCTTGCCCTACTCCGGCTACTACGCGAGCAACACGGCGTGGCCGGCCGGCAGCACCTTCACTACCCATGCCGGAACCACCGTCCGCATCAACTCGGTCTCCGATTCCGCAGCCTCCATCACCATCAATGCCAACTCGATCGGCACCGACCGCTCGGACCTGAACAAGGACGGCAACCCGGACGTGGTGGCGCGGGACTCCTACGGCCAGCTCTGGCTGTACCCGACGAACGCCAGCGGAGCCTTCCAGGCTCGGGTGAAGATCGGGTCGGGTTGGGGCGGCATGACCTCGATCCTCCTGCCGGGTGACTTCAACGGCGACGGCCTCTCCGACATTCTTGCCCGGGACAGCTCCGGCGGCTTGTGGCTTTACGCCGGCGATGGCGCTGGAGGCGTACGTGCCGGTGAGCAGATCGGCGGCGGATGGAATGTCATGACCGAGATCGTCACACCCGGCGATTTCAACGGCGACGGCAGCGTCGATGTCCTGGCTCGCACCGCGGACGGGTCGCTGTTCCTCTACCCCGGCAACGGCGCGGGCGGCTGGAAGACCCGCACGCAGGCGGGCACCGGCTGGAATGTCATGACGGCCATGACCAGCCCTGGGGACTTCAACGGCGACCGGAAGTCCGATCTCCTTGGCCGCGATGACTCCGGAAACCTCTACCTCTACCCGGGTACGGGTACCGGCTCCTTCGGGTCACGCAGCCTGGTCAAAAGCGGCTGGAACGCGATGACAGCGGTGGTGGACGCCGGCGACTTCAATAGTGATGGATTCTCCGATGTGCTGTCCCGCGACAGCTCGGGCAGCCTGTGGCTCCACACCGGAAACGGTGCCGGCGGCTTCTCTGCCAGCCGCACCGTTGGTTCGGGTTGGGGCGCAATGTTCCTCGCATCGGGCACCATCCCCGGCAAGACGACCACGCAGGCTCCCGCACCCGCACCTGCACCTGCTCCTGCTCCAGCACCGGCACCGGCGCCTGCACCCGAGCCGGAACCCGCTGCTGCGGCGGTACGTACCGACCTTAATGGCGACGGCAATCCTGACCTGGTTGCCCGTGACGCAGACGGCCGGCTTTGGCTGTACCCAAGCACCGCCACGGGGTCCTTCGGATCGAAGTCCCAGATCGGTACCGGCTGGGGTGTGATGGACATGATCCTCCTGCCCGGTGACTTCGACGGAGATGGTTCCGCCGACATCATGGCCCGCGACCGCTCAGGAAAGCTCTGGTTGTACAAGGGCACGGGCACGGGCAAGGTTGAGTCCGGCATCCAGATCGGAAGCGGTTGGGGCGTGATGACGGCCCTCGTGACTCCGGGCGACTTCAACGGAGATGGCTACCCCGACGTTCTCTCCCGTACGGCCGACGGAGCACTCTACCTCTATCCCGGAAACGGCAAGGGCGGATGGAGCAGCAAGGCCCAAATCGGTCAGGGCTGGAGCAGTATGACCGCCCTGTTCTCGACCGGCGACTTCAACGGCGATGAAGCGCCGGACCTGATCGCCCGCAACTCCGACGGGGCGCTGTACCTGTACGCAGGAAACGGGAGAGGCGGCTTCCTCACCAAATCGAAGGCCGGGTCCGGCTGGAACGGCATGACCGCCTTTGCCGGTCCAGGTCCTTGGGGATCGGAATCACATGCGGATCTGCTTGCACGCGACGCCAAGGGCAACCTGCACCTGTACAAGGGCAATGGATCCGGCGGATTCAGCGGGTCCCAACAGATCGGCCGGGGCTGGAGCGGGCTGTACATAGCCGAGTAATCGTCAAAGTCCTGGTGAACCCCATATAAGAGAGTCGCCGGTATCGCTCAAACAGCGATACCGGCGACTTTCGTTTCATCTTGTCTGCCCATTGGTGCCTATTGGGTGCCTGACACGGCACGAAGGTCCTGAGCAGATTCAGACGCCGTCGGGCAGTACGGGCTCCGTCTTGAAGTTGATCAGTTTGTGGGTGCCGTCGCAGTAGGGCTTGATCGTGGATGCCCCACACCGACACAGAGCAACAGTCTTCCGACGGCGAGGCACCGGCTGCCCATCAGTGGTGACGATGGGAACTTCTCCCCTGACCAAAAGGGGCCCGTCCGGGCAAGCGACAATCTGTACCTCGTCGCTGCGCGACGATTCGTTCGGTGCAGTCATGGAGCCTCCTGAGCGCCCTTCCGTGAGTTCTCTCCCAATACTAAGCTCACTTGCTATGTGCGGGGCCGGCAGGGCTCCAGCAGAACATCAGCTTCTGTTATGGTCTTGTGGTCACATGGTAAGCATGCTTATTGTGTAAACGCGATGACTTACTTTCCAGGAGTCTTCCACATCGATACAAGGAGTCATTATGAGCACAC of Arthrobacter sp. JZ12 contains these proteins:
- a CDS encoding FG-GAP-like repeat-containing protein gives rise to the protein MLLLQRATAAFTGVLLLAASLSTGPTQASAETVATPPTTQEVTTPAATQEAQPSPEAHDHTETHDQAAEMAELFPGGIPSYPDHTYEGTVTDEHAHGDSVEGASVAPLGAGGTLSRAGDIKVRLVTVDLADSTATVPFATAEDAVQVSSTYWKSMSNNRLSMSVASRVVNHKSAAKSTDSYDVIMNRVTSELKWTYSPYTALVVFIPTPLKEGYLGYGWSSNGTSGRILMPQVSNFTTNVLTHEFGHVLGLMHADSLQCTGGQSDTASFTGTGCSIRHYGDTSDLMGISRWTDTPVISSSFWDYGGFGRGDEILDVGVASGSKTYTLRPWAGTASYRAIKFTDPRSRESYYLELRVPVGFDRNLALNGNRGVKIVQSGGLTPASSLILMPSTLPYSGYYASNTAWPAGSTFTTHAGTTVRINSVSDSAASITINANSIGTDRSDLNKDGNPDVVARDSYGQLWLYPTNASGAFQARVKIGSGWGGMTSILLPGDFNGDGLSDILARDSSGGLWLYAGDGAGGVRAGEQIGGGWNVMTEIVTPGDFNGDGSVDVLARTADGSLFLYPGNGAGGWKTRTQAGTGWNVMTAMTSPGDFNGDRKSDLLGRDDSGNLYLYPGTGTGSFGSRSLVKSGWNAMTAVVDAGDFNSDGFSDVLSRDSSGSLWLHTGNGAGGFSASRTVGSGWGAMFLASGTIPGKTTTQAPAPAPAPAPAPAPAPAPAPEPEPAAAAVRTDLNGDGNPDLVARDADGRLWLYPSTATGSFGSKSQIGTGWGVMDMILLPGDFDGDGSADIMARDRSGKLWLYKGTGTGKVESGIQIGSGWGVMTALVTPGDFNGDGYPDVLSRTADGALYLYPGNGKGGWSSKAQIGQGWSSMTALFSTGDFNGDEAPDLIARNSDGALYLYAGNGRGGFLTKSKAGSGWNGMTAFAGPGPWGSESHADLLARDAKGNLHLYKGNGSGGFSGSQQIGRGWSGLYIAE
- a CDS encoding CDGSH iron-sulfur domain-containing protein — translated: MTAPNESSRSDEVQIVACPDGPLLVRGEVPIVTTDGQPVPRRRKTVALCRCGASTIKPYCDGTHKLINFKTEPVLPDGV